In the Daphnia pulicaria isolate SC F1-1A chromosome 2, SC_F0-13Bv2, whole genome shotgun sequence genome, one interval contains:
- the LOC124326058 gene encoding sodium/potassium-transporting ATPase subunit alpha-B-like, protein MAPAKKGTKDLELLKRELELDEHRIPLEDLYRRMKCDPVKGLTSAQAKSNYERDGPNALTPPKTTPEWVKFCNQLFGGFSMLLWIGAVLCYIAYTIEFSKNPDILGDNLYLGIVLTTVVVVTGVFSYLQERKSSKIMESFKNLVPQFALVIRDGQKVTMKAEQLTVGDLVEVKFGDRIPADIRVLEGHQFKVDNSSLTGESEPQSRSPEFTNDNPLETKNLAFFSTNAVEGTARGIVVNIGDNTVMGRIAGLASGLETGKTPIAREIEHFIHIITGVAVFLGVSFFIIALVLGYNWLEAVIFLIGIIVANVPEGLLATVTVCLTLTAKRMAKKNCLVKNLEAVETLGSTSTICSDKTGTLTQNRMTVSHMWFDNKIIEADTTENQSGAQYDKTSSGWKALSRVACLCSRAEFASGQQGVSVMQRDVNGDASEAALLKCVQLATGEAMAIRARNAKVCEIPFNSMNKYQVSIHENEDKKDGRYFLAMKGAPERILDLCTTIYINGQDRPMDNEMKEAFNSAYMDLGGLGERVLGFCDLHLPLDQFSKGYHFDVDEVNFPISGLRFVGLISMIDPPRAAVPDAVAKCRSAGIKVIMVTGDHPITAKAIARSVGIISHDSETAEELAVRLNVPLNKVNYRDATAAVITGSDLRDMSADELDKVLCHHSEIVFARTSPQQKLIIVEGCQRAGAIVAVTGDGVNDSPALKKADIGVAMGIAGSDVSKQAADMILLDDNFASIVTGVEEGRLIFDNLKKSIAYTLTSNIPEISPFLIFILADIPLPLGTVTILCIDLGTDMVPAISLAYEKAEADIMKRRPRNPKTDKLVNDRLISMAYGQVGMMQASAGFFTYFVIMAENGFWPKYLFGIRRQWDSKAINDLPDSYGQEWTYDNRKQLEYTCHTAFFVAIVVVQWADLIICKTRRNSLFQQGMRNHVLTFGLFFETAVACLLSYTPGMDKGLRMYPLKLNWWVPAMPFSVLIFVYDEIRKLILRHHPGGWLEKETYY, encoded by the exons ATGGCACCAGCTAAAAAGGGCACCAAAGATTTAGAGCTGCTGAAACGTGAATTGGAGTTGGATGAGCACCGTATTCCCCTCGAAGATCTCTACCGTCGTATGAAATGCGATCCCGTTAAG GGTCTGACTTCGGCTCAAGCCAAATCCAACTACGAACGTGATGGTCCTAATGCCCTGACGCCTCCCAAGACAACTCCGGAATGGGTCAAATTCTGCAACCAGCTCTTCGGTGGTTTCTCAATGCTCTTGTGGATCGGTGCCGTCCTCTGCTATATTGCCTACACTATTGAATTCAGCAAGAATCCCGATATTCTCGGTGATAAT TTGTACCTGGGTATCGTACTGACGACTGTCGTAGTTGTGACGGGTGTCTTCTCGTACctacaagagagaaagagtagCAAAATCATGGAGTCGTTTAAGAATTTGGTCCCTCAATTCGCTTTGGTCATCCGCGATGGACAAAAAGTTACCATGAAGGCTGAACAGCTCACTGTTGGTGATTTGGTGGAAGTCAAATTTGGTGACCGCATTCCGGCCGACATCCGTGTCTTGGAAGGACATCAATTCAAAGTCGATAACTCTTCACTAACGGGAGAATCCGAACCCCAAAGCCGCAGTCCTGAATTCACCAATGACAACCCTCtagaaaccaaaaatttaGCTTTCTTTTCGACCAACGCAGTTGAAG GAACTGCTCGGGGAATCGTAGTCAACATCGGAGACAACACCGTGATGGGTCGTATCGCTGGATTGGCTTCCGGTTTGGAGACGGGCAAAACTCCAATTGCTCGCGAGATCGAGCATTTCATCCACATTATCACCGGAGTAGCCGTGTTTTTGGGcgtgtcttttttcatcatcgcTTTGGTTTTGGGTTACAATTGGCTCGAAGCTGTTATCTTTTTGATCGGTATCATCGTAGCTAACGTACCTGAGGGACTGTTGGCAACTGTCACTGTCTGTCTAACACTGACGGCCAAGCGCATGGCTAAGAAGAATTGTTTGGTCAAGAACTTGGAAGCCGTCGAGACCCTGGGATCCACTTCGACTATTTGCTCAGACAAAACCGGAACTCTGACACAAAACCGCATGACAGTCTCTCACATGTGGTTCGACAACAAAATCATCGAAGCCGACACCACCGAAAATCAATCCg GTGCCCAATACGACAAGACGAGTTCCGGTTGGAAAGCTTTGTCCCGTGTCGCTTGTCTGTGCAGTCGAGCTGAATTCGCAAGCGGACAACAAGGAGTTTCCGTTATGCAACGTGATGTTAACGGAGACGCTTCCGAAGCCGCTTTGCTCAAATGTGTCCAATTAGCCACTGGCGAAGCTATGGCCATCCGGGCACGAAATGCAAAAGTTTGCgaaattccattcaattcaatgaacaagtATCAAGTGTCCATTCACGAGAACGAAGACAAGAAAGATGGCCGGTATTTCTTGGCCATGAAAGGCGCTCCGGAGAGAATCCTTGATCTTTGCACGACCATTTACATTAACGGACAGGACAGACCGATggataatgaaatgaaagaagCTTTTAACTCGGCCTACATGGATCTTGGCGGATTGGGCGAACGTGTTCTTGGTTTCTGCGATCTACATTTGCCACTCGACCAATTTTCTAAAGGATACCATTTCGACGTTGATGAGGTCAACTTTCCCATTAGTGGACTCCGTTTTGTCGGATTAATTTCCATGATTGATCCGCCCAGAGCTGCTGTTCCCGACGCCGTAGCCAAATGCCGTTCAGCCGGAATCAAAG TTATCATGGTTACTGGTGATCACCCGATCACTGCCAAGGCTATTGCACGATCCGTCGGAATTATTTCCCACGACAGTGAGACAGCTGAGGAGCTCGCCGTCCGTTTGAATGTGCCGCTAAATAAGGTTAACTATCGCGACGCCACTGCCGCTGTTATCACCGGTTCAGATTTGCGTGATATGAGTGCCGATGAACTCGACAAGGTCCTATGTCATCATTCCGAAATCGTTTTCGCTCGTACCTCTCCCCAACAAAAGCTCATCATCGTCGAAGGTTGCCAACGTGCCGGTGCCATTGTGGCCGTCACAGGCGATGGTGTTAACGATTCGCCAGCCTTGAAGAAAGCTGATATCG GTGTGGCCATGGGTATTGCTGGCTCTGATGTCTCTAAACAAGCCGCCGACATGATTTTGCTCGACGATAATTTTGCTTCGATCGTAACTGGAGTCGAAGAAGGCCGGCTGATTTtcgacaatttgaaaaaatccatCGCGTACACTTTAACTTCTAACATCCCTGAAATCTCGCCGTTCTTAATCTTCATTTTAGCCGATATTCCTCTTCCTCTGGGTACCGTTACAATTCTCTGCATCGATCTCGGAACCGACATG GTTCCAGCCATCTCACTGGCTTACGAAAAGGCCGAAGCAGACATCATGAAGCGACGCCCACGTAACCCTAAGACAGATAAACTCGTTAACGATAG GTTGATTTCCATGGCTTACGGTCAAGTTGGTATGATGCAAGCGTCGGCTGGTTTCTTCACCTACTTTGTGATCATGGCCGAAAACGGTTTCTGGCCGAAGTATCTCTTTGGCATCCGTAGACAATGGGACTCGAAGGCCATCAACGATCTCCCAGATTCTTACGGACAAGAATGG actTACGATAACCGAAAGCAATTAGAGTACACTTGCCACACGGCCTTCTTCGTTGCGATCGTAGTCGTCCAATGGGCCGATTTGATCATTTGCAAAACCAGACGCAATTCGCTGTTCCAGCAGGGCATGCGCAATCACGTTCTCACTTTCGGTCTCTTCTTTGAGACAGCCGTCGCTTGCCTCCTCTCCTACACTCCCGGCATGGACAAAGGTCT
- the LOC124326517 gene encoding SNARE-associated protein Snapin-like isoform X2, whose amino-acid sequence MEDGTSTCTSVDGTEDFGDNPTRDSLTEGILNLLKPTVDCLENSIKNTRQSQAELRSQIENLSAELTVISQNQQSPIDLESYIKKLLDARKRITIVNSILQNAQDRLNKIHQLSAKEIVKSQSVENPPHDG is encoded by the exons ATGGAAGACGGAACGTCGacttgtacttctgttgatggAACAGAAGATTTTGGCGATAACCCCACCCGAGATTCGTTGACAGAAGGAATTTTGAACTTACTGAAACCTACCGTCGATTGCCTTGAAAACTCCATTAAAAACACCag GCAAAGTCAGGCTGAGCTTCGTTCTCAGATAGAAAATTTGTCTGCAGAGCTTACTGTGATATCACAAAATCAGCAATCTCCTATTGACTTGGAATCATACATTAAAAAACTGTTGGATGCAAGGAAGAGAATAACAATTGTCAACAGCATCCTTCAAAATGCTCAG gatCGCCTGAACAAAATTCATCAACTTTCAGCTAAAGAGATTGTAAAGAGTCAATCAGTGGAAAATCCCCCCCATGATGGATAA
- the LOC124326056 gene encoding sodium/potassium-transporting ATPase subunit alpha-B-like, whose amino-acid sequence MCIQLEVEFKMTPFRKGKTNLNELKREIEVDEHRIPVQDLYRRMKCDPLKGLTTAQAKYNYKRDGPNALTPPKTTPEWVKFCNQLFGGFSMLLWIGAILCYVAYTIEVAKNPETLSDNLYLGIVLTVVVVVTGVFSYLQERKSNKIMESFKNFVPQFALVVRNGQRITIKAEQLTVGDLVEVRAGNRIPADIRILGAHQFKVDNSSLTGESEPQSRGPEYTSDNPLETKNLAFFSTNAVYGTARGIVISIGDNTVMGRIAGLASTVETGRTPIAREIEHFIHIITGVAVFLGVSFFIIALFLGYNWLEAVMFLIGIIVANVPEGLLATVTVCLTLTAKRMAMKNCLVKNLEAIETLGSTSTICSDKTGTLTQNRMMVSHMWFDNKIIESDTTENQSLGIQYDKSSPGWKALCRIACLCSRAEFASGQQGVPVMQRNVNGDASEAALLKCVQFATGEAMSIRARNAKVCEIPFNSMNKYQVSIHQNENKKDGRYFLGMKGAPERILDLCSTIYINGQERPMNNKMKEAFNLAYMELGGLGERVLGFCDFHLPLDKYPKGYKFDADEVNFPISGLRFVGLISMIDPPRAAVPDAVAKCRSAGIKVIMVTGDHPITAKAIARSVGIISQDNETVEDIAARLNLPVNMVDARDATAAVIGGSELRNMSSDELDFVLRHYPEIVFARTSPQQKLIIVEGCQRAGAIVAVTGDGVNDSPALKKADIGVAMGIAGSDVSKQAADMILLDDNFASIVTGVEEGRLIFDNLKKSIAYTLTSNIPEISPFLVFILAEIPLPLGTVAILCIDLGTDMVPAISLAYEKAESDIMKRRPRNPQTDKLVNDRLISMAYGQIGMMQASAGFFTYFVIMAENGFWPKYLFGLRKQWDSKAINDLPDSYGQEWTYDSRKQLEYTCHTAFFISIVVVQWADLIICKTRLNSLFKQGMRNQALTFGLLFETGVACLLSYTPGMDQGLRMYPLKLNWWVPAMPFSILIFVYDELRKLIIRHHPGGWLDQETYY is encoded by the exons ATGTGTATACAGCTCGAAGTCGAGTTCAAAATGACGCCATTTAGAAAGGGCAAAACTAATTTGAACGAATTGAAACGTGAAATAGAAGTAGACGAGCATCGGATACCCGTCCAAGATCTCTACCGTCGCATGAAATGTGATCCCCTCAAG GGTCTGACAACAGCTCAAGCGAAATATAACTATAAACGTGATGGTCCCAATGCCCTGACACCTCCCAAGACAACGCCGGAATGGGTGAAATTCTGCAACCAACTCTTCGGCGGTTTCTCAATGCTCTTGTGGATCGGTGCCATCCTTTGCTATGTTGCCTACACTATTGAAGTCGCCAAAAATCCCGAAACTCTCAGTGATAAC TTGTACCTGGGTATTGTACTGACGGTCGTCGTAGTAGTGACGGGCGTCTTCTCTTACCTTcaagaaaggaaaagtaacaaaatcatggaatctttcaaaaatttcgtCCCTCAGTTTGCACTTGTCGTTCGTAATGGCCAAAGAATAACCATCAAAGCCGAACAACTCACAGTCGGTGATCTAGTGGAAGTCAGAGCTGGTAACCGCATTCCAGCTGACATCCGCATCTTGGGGGCTCATCAATTCAAAGTCGACAATTCTTCACTAACAGGGGAATCGGAACCCCAAAGTCGCGGTCCTGAATACACCAGCGACAATCcactagaaacaaaaaatttggctTTCTTTTCAACTAACGCAGTCTATG GTACCGCTAGAGGAATTGTGATTAGTATTGGGGACAACACGGTGATGGGTCGTATCGCTGGATTGGCTTCCACTGTAGAAACGGGCCGAACTCCGATTGCTCGCGAGATTGAACATTTCATCCACATCATTACTGGAGTAGCTGTGTTCTTGGGCGTGTCTTTCTTCATCATCGCCTTGTTTTTAGGGTACAACTGGCTTGAGGCTGTTATGTTTCTGATTGGTATCATCGTAGCTAACGTACCTGAAGGGTTGTTGGCCACCGTCACTGTCTGCTTGACACTGACAGCTAAACGTATGGCCATGAAGAACTGCTTGGTCAAGAATTTGGAAGCCATTGAAACCCTTGGCTCCACTTCGACTATTTGCTCTGACAAAACCGGAACTCTGACACAAAACCGCATGATGGTCTCTCACATGTGGTTCGACAACAAAATCATCGAAAGCGACACCACCGAAAATCAATCATTAG GAATCCAATACGATAAGTCGAGTCCCGGTTGGAAGGCCTTGTGTCGCATCGCATGCCTATGCAGTCGAGCCGAATTTGCAAGTGGACAACAAGGTGTTCCTGTTATGCAACGTAACGTTAACGGAGACGCCTCTGAGGCCGCTTTGCTCAAATGTGTTCAATTCGCTACTGGTGAAGCTATGTCCATCCGGGCACGAAATGCAAAAGTTTGCgaaattccattcaattcaatgaacaagtATCAAGTTTCTATTCACCAGaacgaaaacaagaaagatGGCCGATATTTTTTGGGCATGAAAGGAGCTCCGGAGAGGATCCTTGATCTCTGCTCGACCATTTACATTAACGGGCAGGAAAGGCCCATGAAtaacaaaatgaaagaagcTTTTAACTTGGCCTATATGGAGCTCGGTGGATTGGGTGAACGGGTTTTGGGTTTCTGCGATTTCCACTTACCACTTGATAAGTATCCAAAAGGCTACAAATTTGACGCTGATGAAGTTAATTTCCCCATCAGTGGACTTCGTTTTGTCGGCCTCATTTCCATGATTGATCCACCTCGAGCTGCAGTCCCCGATGCCGTGGCCAAATGCCGTTCTGCTGGAATTAAAG TCATTATGGTCACTGGTGATCACCCGATCACAGCAAAAGCCATCGCTCGCTCCGTCGGAATTATTTCACAAGACAATGAGACTGTCGAAGATATTGCCGCTCGTTTAAATTTGCCAGTAAATATGGTTGACGCACGTGACGCTACTGCTGCCGTCATCGGAGGTTCAGAGTTGCGTAACATGAGTTCAGATGAGCTTGACTTTGTCTTGCGACATTATCCCGAAATCGTGTTTGCCCGAACGTCCCCCCAACAAAAGCTCATCATCGTCGAGGGTTGCCAACGTGCCGGTGCCATTGTGGCCGTCACAGGAGACGGAGTAAACGATTCGCCAGCCTTAAAGAAAGCCGATATTG GCGTGGCCATGGGTATTGCTGGTTCGGATGTTTCCAAACAAGCCGCTGACATGATTTTATTAGATGACAATTTCGCTTCTATTGTCACTGGTGTCGAAGAAGGCCGGCTTATTTTTGATAACTTGAAGAAATCCATCGCTTACACACTGACATCCAACATTCCGGAAATTTCTCCATTTCTAGTATTTATTTTAGCCGAAATTCCGTTGCCGCTTGGCACCGTTGCGATTCTCTGTATCGATCTTGGAACAGACATG gttCCAGCTATCTCACTGGCTTACGAAAAAGCAGAATCTGACATAATGAAAAGACGTCCACGTAACCCCCAGACAGACAAACTCGTCAACGATag atTAATTTCCATGGCTTACGGCCAGATTGGTATGATGCAAGCTTCGGCTggtttttttacttattttgtCATTATGGCTGAGAACGGCTTCTGGCCGAAGTATCTTTTCGGTCTCCGCAAGCAATGGGACTCGAAAGCCATCAACGATCTCCCAGATTCCTACGGACAGGAATGG ACTTACGATAGCCGAAAGCAATTGGAATACACCTGCCACACGGCATTCTTCATTTCGATTGTCGTCGTCCAGTGGGCCGATTTGATCATTTGCAAAACCAGACTCAATTCGCTATTCAAGCAAGGAATGCGCAATCAAGCTCTAACTTTCGGCCTTTTGTTTGAAACGGGCGTCGCTTGCCTCCTTTCCTATACTCCCGGCATGGATCAGGGTCTCCGAATGTACCCACTCAA ATTGAACTGGTGGGTACCGGCCATGCCATtctcaattttgattttcgtaTACGACGAGCTCCGTAAATTAATCATTCGACACCATCCAGGCGGCTGGCTAGATCAAGAGACCTACTACTAG